Below is a genomic region from Odocoileus virginianus isolate 20LAN1187 ecotype Illinois unplaced genomic scaffold, Ovbor_1.2 Unplaced_Scaffold_16, whole genome shotgun sequence.
AACTGAATATtattaaaactcctagaaaacgACATAGtgaaacactctttgacataaactgtggcaatattttttggatctgtctcttaAAGCaaaggagataaaagcaaaaataaataaaagggacctcattaaacttaaagctttgcacagcaaaaggaaccattgacaaaacaaaaacagaaagacattctattgaatgggagaacatattttgcaaattatatgacCAGTGGGTTAATACCCAAACTATATAaacagctcacacagctcaatgtaaaaaaagaaattcaggtcATTTTAAGGTGGCCCGGGAGCGGCCCAGAGGAGCCGGCGGCGGCCAGAGGAGCGAGGGACGGAGCCGGGAGCCATGCCGCGCTGACCCGGGGGCCCGcacagccgccgccgccgccgccaccgccgccgggtggggtggaaggggcgggagccgccgccgccgcctcccgggTGGGCGCCCTTCGCCGTGGACGCCGGCGGCCCGGGACGAGGGTTTCATCGCCTTAAATGGTTTTGAACCAATGAAGCTGGATTCTCTTAAAAAAGACGGACAGCCCATCGTGTGAACTATAGAGTTTGTGGACAAATTTATGTTGGGCGCGTAGTGGCGTAATGCCCGCAGACTCCTGCGAGGGCCCCTAAGTTCTTAGAGGACCGCTTTGCCTTTTGAATCAGAGAGGTGCAAAGTTCGATAAAGAATGGCCCTTGTGGATAAGCACAAAGTCAAGCGACAGCGATTGGACAGAATTTGCGAAGGTATCCGCCCCCAGATCATGAACGGCCCCCTGCACCCCCGCCCCCTGGTGGCACTGCTCGACGGCAGAGACTGCACCGTGGAGATGCCCATCCTGAAGGACCTGGCCACCGTGGCCTTCTGCGACGCACAGTCCACCCAGGAAATCCACGAGAAGGTTTTAAACGAGGCGGTCGGCGCCATGATGTATCACACCATCACgctcaccagggaagacctggagAAGTTCAAGGCCCTGAGAGTGATCGTGCGGATAGGCAGCGGCTACGACAACGTCGACATCAAGGCTGCGGGCGAACTCGGGATCGCCGTGTGCAACATCCCGTCCGCGGCGGTGGAGGAGACGGCGGACTCGACCATCTGCCACATCCTTAACCTGTACCGGCGGAACACCTGGCTATACCAGGCGCTGCGGGAAGGCACGCGGGTGCAGAGCGTCGAGCAGATCCGGGAGGTCGCCTCGGGGGCCGCGCGCATCCGCGGGGAGACGCTGGGCCTCATTGGCTTCGGTCGCACAGGGCAGGCGGTTGCCGTTCGAGCCAAGGCCTTTGGATTCAGCGTCCTATTTTATGACCCCTACTTGCAGGATGGGACGGAGCGGTCCCTGGGCGTGCAGAGGGTCTATACCCTGCAGGACTTACTGTACCAGAGCGACTGCGTCTCCCTGCACTGCAATCTCAACGAACATAACCACCACCTCATCAATGACTTCACCATAAAGCAGATGAGGCAAGGCGCCTTCCTAGTGAACGCGGCCCGCGGAGGACTGGTGGATGAGAAAGCCTTAGCCCAAGCCCTCAAAGAAGGCAGGATACGAGGGGCGGCCCTCGACGTGCACGAGTCGGAGCCTTTCAGCTTTGCTCAGGGTCCCTTGAAAGACGCACCGAATCTCATCTGTACTCCCCACACAGCCTGGTACAGTGAGCAAGCCTCACTGGAGATGCGGGAGGCAGCCGCCACCGAGATCCGCCGGGCCATCACGGGTCGCATCCCAGAGAGCTTAAGAAACTGTGTGAACAAGGAATTCTTTGTCACAACAGCTCCCTGGTCAGTAATAGATCAGCAAGCAATTCATCCAGAGCTCAATGGTGCCACATACAGATACCCGCCAGGCATCGTGGGCGTGGCTCCGGGAGGACTTCCTGCTGCCATGGAAGGGATCATCCCCGGAGGCATCCCGGTGACCCACAACCTCCCCACAGTGGCACATCCCTCCCAAGCTCCCTCTCCCAACCAGCCCACGAAACACGGGGACAATCGAGAGCACCCCAACGAGCAATAGCAGCGAGTGACGAAAGGTAATCATTCAGATACACCTGGGACCAAgagacagtgaaaaataaatgaactaagaGAAAAGGAATTTGACAGTCTTTTTAACTGATTCTGGACATATGCATCATTGACGTTGCAGTGTTACAACTACAAAAGAGCTAGAAGCCGAGACGTGGGAAAACTGAAGATGTTGTCGTCTGCTTGCGGAAGCGCTGAAAGAGACTAGGACGTGATTTATTAACGACCAACTTCTGTTATTGTGTGTTAAGTTTTTCATCTGTGCATCAAATCACAAAGAATAAATAGATCTTTTTCCTTTATCAGTCCCTTGGGCACAGGAGGTCCTGAACACCTTGCTCTAGAATGTTGCATCAAGAGTTccaaacatcaaaataaaatattaagaggaaATCCCCACCCTATGACTCTAGTCCCTTCGGTCCACGGGGCTGGTTACCTCTTTTGCTAATAGGAAGATTAAATTACTACAAAATGGGGAGAAAGCTGTCTGCCTGTGTTAGACACCGCAAGCACAGGATTGAAGACAGTACAGGCTCCTGTACAGAGAATTCTCTCCCATCTGAACTGCATACTGAGCGGGCAAGTTGATTGTGAGTTCAGTAAAACCCTCTGatgatgcaaaaaagaaaaaagtattaagtTTCACAAGCTGTTTGtactcaaatatattttctcagtttcaGATCCTCAGCTATTTTATTGAGTGGAAAGTCTTGAACTGAAAGGGTTCAAGAAGAATAATGTTGCATTTCCTTATGTCTCAGGAAACACTTTTTATGGTAACTTGTCAGATTGTCTATGAACAAACCCACTTTTTTAGACATTGATAAAGTCTTCTTTTCTTCACGTGATATTTTATACAAGAACACTTCAGGTGTGTTATTAGATGTGACTGATTTTAACAAATCCTATTAGATTTGTATCAACTAGTTACATGTTATATTCATAGTCTTTTGTGAATCATCGCCTTTTTGTTTAAAAGATGGCCTATTTTGAGCCTTTGTATAGGTACATTCCTGTttttgtgacaaaaaaaaaaaaaacctttaaaactgtcccaaacagaaaaataatggcTATcagaaatatgttttgttttagtgTGAGTTACCGTTACTGTATTTGTTTATTGTAAAGGTGGACATTTAGCGTTCAGTGCagttttcaataaaaagtaataaaaatttctgttaagctttgaaaaaaaaagaaattcaattaaaaatagacagAAGGCCCAAATAGATGTTTTTACATAAAAGACATAgtaatggccaacaagcacatgaaaagatgttcagcatcattaattattagagaaatgcaaatcaaaattacaatgaggtatcacctcacaccagtcagaagatatcatcaaaaaatccactaACAGGGCtactctggtggtccagtagttaagaatctgcctaccaatgcaggggacacgggtttgatccctatttGAGGAAGATGACACATGCTGTAGGACAGCTAAGCCTATGTACCAGAACGACTGAGCCTATGCTCTAAAGCCCGTGCTCCCCAAGAAGAGAAACTgccgcaataagaagcccacacagcaCAACTAGAAAATAGCCCCCattccccacaactagagaaagcccacatacagcagtgaagatccagtgcagctataaataaataaatctttttttaaaaaattccacaaacaataaatgctggcgaatgtgtggagagaaggaaaccctcctacactgttgctgggaatgtaaattggtgcagctgctatgaaaatcagtgtggaggtttctcaaaaacatacaaatagaactactatatgacccagaaattccactcctgggtatatatccaaaaaagtgAAAACTCTAAGCTCTGCATcccaaagttcatagcagcactatttacaattgccaagctAGGTATCTGTCAATAgattaatgaataaagatgtatacacacacacaggcttccctggtagctcagctggtaaagaatccacctgcaatgcaggagaccctggtttgattcctgggctgtgggggaagatcccctggagaagggataggctacccactccagtattcttgggcttccctggtggctcagatggtaaagaatctgcctgcaatgcaggagacctgggttcaatccctgggttcagaagatcccctggaggaggacatggcaacccactccagtattcttgcctggagaatcctcatggacagaggagcctggcaggctacagtccatgctgttgtaaagttgggcatgactgagcaactaagcacagcacagcactgcatacacacacagtggactgctactcagccataaaaaagaataaaatactgccatttgcagcaacatggatgggcttggagggcattatgctgagtgaaataagagacagagaaagacaaatactgtatgatatcgcttaaatgtggaatctaaaaaaaatacaaccaactagtgaatataacaaaaaagaaacagactcccagaTGTAAGGAAGAAACTAGTGCTTACCAGTGGAGAAGTGGGCAGGGGCAATATAGGGACAGAAGATTAAGAAATACAAgctagtaaaataaataagctacaagtatATATAGAAtcacacagggaatatagcccatattttgtaataacaataaatggagcataatctttaaaatttgtgaGTCGCTatattgttcacctgaaacttgTATGGTACATCAACCATAacttaataaaaaagaagaaaaaattttaataaacaaatttaattaaacaaactgaaaactaaaaaagtgacatatgtatatatgatgaaCTACTattcatcaattaaaaaagaaggaaacactaGCATTTGTGACAGTATGGAGGAACctgagggcattatactaagtgaataAGCCAGATGAACAAAAATGTTATATGGAATCATTAACATgcaaaatctttttctttaaaagaaaagaaaaagttgaactCTGAAACACATAGTAGAATGACGGTTATATCATGTTTTGTAATCTgctttgtggagaaggaaatggcaacccactccagtattcttgcctggaaaatcccatggactgaggatcctggtaggctacagtccatggagtcgcaaagagtcggacacgattgagcaacttcacttcatttcacttttgggcttccctcatagctgaggtggtaaagaatctgcctgcaatgcaggagaccccagttcaattcctgggtggggaagatcccctggagaagggataagctacccactccagtattcttgggcttccctggtggctcaggtggtaaagaatctgcctgcagtgcaggagaccccagttcaattcctgggttgggaagatcccctggagaagggataggctacccactccagtattctggcctgaagaattccatagggtcacaaagggtcagacacgactgagcaactttcacttcacttttgctCACTTAATGatgtttttgatatttttctatgtCAATAAACATAGATGAacatcatcattttaaaagactGGTTAGTATTCCATGCTAGGGATACTGCAGTACCCTTGGATTGTTAAAGATCTCTTGGCTATTGAAGCCTGAGGTGGGCTCCTCACCCACTTGTGATCAGGTGGGCTGTGTCTCTCTGGGTTACTCTGATGGGAACTAGCTCCAGGATTGAAGATCAGCCTAAAAATTTAATCAGTTCTCTGAAATCCCTGGGTATATCACTGAGGTTGTAGACAGGTCTGTATATTTGTGTACTGACCATTCTCAAACTTGACCAGGCATGTTATGCTTGTGTCAGAAGCTGGAGTAGGAGATTGGCAGCTGTATCACCAAGggaattataatttaattttctttgcatCTCTGGTTATATCTCCTTTcttatttcaaataatatatatatatattagatagaatttatttttatttggttatttaATTGAGGTTTTTTTGAACTCACATTTAAGCTCTCTGATTGAAATTTATTAATTACtataatcttttaatttatttttattcacacaCGTAATACAAAAAGATGTTATCATTACAAAATTTCAACCAGTACAGATATAACTAAAGTTCTTCTTGACACTATTTCCAATCCCAGGTCTTTCTCAGAGTATGGTGGGTGTCATTCCAAACCTGTTTGTGGAGTTTCATTTCCCCTTTCCTCATCCATTACTGTCTTTGTCAGGGAGAGGAAGTATTAGATTTAGCTAAGTTataacaaaatggttgtctgtggaggccttacaaataactgagcaaagaagagaagcaaaaaatgaacgggaaaaggaaagatatacccatctgaatacagagttccaaagaatagcaaggagagattagaaagccttcctcagtgatcagtacaaagaaatagaggaaaacaataaaatgggaaagactagagatctcttcaagaaaattagagataccaggggaacatttcatgcaaagatgggcacaataaaggacagaaacggtatggatctaacagaagcagaagatattaagaagaggtggcaaaagtatatggaagaactgtacaaaaaagattttcatgacccagataaccatgatggcgtgatcactcacctagagcctgacatcctggagagtgaagtcaagtgggccttagaaagcatcactatgaacaaagctagtggagttgatggaattccagttgagctgtttcatatcctaaaagatgatgttgtgaaagtgctgcactcaatatgccagcaatatggaacactcagcagtagcttcaggactggaaaaggtcagttttcattccagtcccaaagaaaggcaatgccaaagaatgttcaaactacctcacaattgtattcatctcacacactagcaaagtaatgctcaaaattctccaagctaggcttcaacagtacatgaactgagaatttccagatgttcaagctggatttagaaaaggcagaggaaccagagatcaaattgccaaaatccgttggatcatagaaaaagcaagagaattccagaaaaacatctacttctgcttcattgactatgccaaagcctttgactgtgtggatcacaacaaactggaaaattcttaaagagatgggaataccagaccatcttacctgcctcctgagaaatctgtatgcaggtcaagaagcaacagttagaactggacatggaacaacagactggttccaaattgggaaaggagtacatcaaggctgtatattgtcaccttgcttatttaacttatatgcagagtacatcatgtgaaatgctgggctggatgaagcacaagctggaatcaagatttccaggagaaatatcaataacctcagatatgcaggtgacaccaccctaatggcagaaaacaaaaaggaattaaagagcctcttgatgaaaataaaagaggagagtgaaaaagctgacttaaaactcaacattcaaaaactaagatcatggcatctggtcctatcacttcatggcaaatagatgggaaacaatggaaacagtgacagattttattttcttgggctccaaaatcactgcagatggtgactgcagccacaaaattaaaatacacttgctccttggaagaagttcagttcagtcgctcagtcatgtccaactctttgtgaccccatgaaccacagcatgccaggcctccctgtctatcaccaactcccggagtccacccaaacccatgtccattgagtcagtgatgccatccaaccatctcatcctctgtcatccccttctcctcctgccctcaatctttcccagcatcagagtcttttccagtgagtcagctcttcgcatcaggtggccaaagtattggagtttcagcttcaacatcagtccttccagtgaacacccaggactgatctcctttaggatggactggttggatctctttgcagtccaagggactctcaagagtcttctccaacaccacagttcaaaagcatcaattttctgtgctcagctttctttatagtccaactctcacatccatacatgaccactggaaaaaccatagccttgactagacagacctttgttgacaaagtaatgtctctgctttttttttttccatttatttttattagttggaggctaattactttacaatattgtagtggtttttgtcatacattgacatgaattagccatggatttacatgtattccccatccgtatcccccctcccacttccctctccacctgatccctctgggtcttcccagtgcaccaggtccaagcagttgtctcatgcatccaacctgggctggtgatctgtttcacccttgatagtatacatgtttcaatgctgttctcttgaaacatcccacccttgccttctcccacagagtccaaaattctgttctatacatctgtgtctctttttctgttttgcatatagggttatcgttaccatctttctaaattccatatatatgtgttagtatactgtaatggtctttatctttctggcttacttacacactctgtataatgggctccagtttcatccatctcattagaactgattcaagatgcccatcagcagacgaatggataaggaagctgtggtacatatacaccatggaatatgtctctgctttttaatatgctgcctaggttggaagaaaagctatgacaaaccttgacagcatattaaaaagcagagataatactttgccgacaaa
It encodes:
- the LOC139033551 gene encoding C-terminal-binding protein 2, with protein sequence MALVDKHKVKRQRLDRICEGIRPQIMNGPLHPRPLVALLDGRDCTVEMPILKDLATVAFCDAQSTQEIHEKVLNEAVGAMMYHTITLTREDLEKFKALRVIVRIGSGYDNVDIKAAGELGIAVCNIPSAAVEETADSTICHILNLYRRNTWLYQALREGTRVQSVEQIREVASGAARIRGETLGLIGFGRTGQAVAVRAKAFGFSVLFYDPYLQDGTERSLGVQRVYTLQDLLYQSDCVSLHCNLNEHNHHLINDFTIKQMRQGAFLVNAARGGLVDEKALAQALKEGRIRGAALDVHESEPFSFAQGPLKDAPNLICTPHTAWYSEQASLEMREAAATEIRRAITGRIPESLRNCVNKEFFVTTAPWSVIDQQAIHPELNGATYRYPPGIVGVAPGGLPAAMEGIIPGGIPVTHNLPTVAHPSQAPSPNQPTKHGDNREHPNEQ